One Astyanax mexicanus isolate ESR-SI-001 chromosome 3, AstMex3_surface, whole genome shotgun sequence genomic region harbors:
- the LOC103022405 gene encoding uncharacterized protein LOC103022405 has protein sequence MSSGNLSTMQMEKEARRRKFYQDKIRNRESLKSCGMNLITTVEKTITNHSREAELLKYFNEMLHSIFFLGYIHEYRLHPKDFVSTDEVHRSLSCKFPEPFIMYNSHLPTRTPFSILLEMMEILYETEERIKQELAILLKSMKFPNPLHKEGSKYEQYYTLESTVICVCYSNLDSRKYYGASFCCRKGNAKTILIDLSCLKTWHEYVSHAVMSFHGGASGDGITFPTELKCRAFYRDWKENVYNEKRPCANCKKLFNLPNADPDKVEHPFGNCAETECLSKLLKNDQYMQQKAMIPNHSEEHLEKLRNSTKARLTVQLRKAGIECTDNNFLFYNPCVKQNVTIC, from the exons ATGTCATCTGGGAATCTGAGTACAATG CAAATGGAAAAGGAAGCCAGAAGGAG GAAATTTTATCAGGATAAAATAAGAAACAGAGAGAGCCTGAAATCATGTGGCATGAATTTAATCACTACTGTCGAAAAGACAATCACAAACCATAGCCGGGaagctgaattactgaagtacTTCAATGAG ATGCTTCACAGCATTTTCTTCCTGGGATACATCCATGAATACCGCTTACATCCCAAAGATTTTGTTTCAACTGATGAAGTACACAGAAGTTTAAGTTGCAAATTTCCTGAGCCATTTATAATGTACAACAGTCACCTGCCAACTCGCACACCCTTTTCTATCCTGCTTGAGATG ATGGAGATACTCTATGAGACTGAAGAGAGAATAAAACAGGAGCTTGCAATTCTGTTGAAGAGCATGAAATTTCCAAACCCTCTACACAAAGAAGGCAGTAAATACGAGCAATATTACACACTGGAGTCAACAGTGATCTGTGTTTGTTACTCCAATTTGGATTCACGGAAATATTATGGAGCATCTTTTTGCTGCAGGAAAGGAAATGCCAAGACAATCCTAATTGATCTGTCTTGTCTTAAAACCTGGCATGAATATGTTTCTCATGCAGTCATGTCGTTTCATGGTGGAGCTTCTGGTGATGGAATAACGTTCCCTACAGAACTGAAATGCAGGGCATTTTATAGAGACTGGAAAGAAAATGTTTACAACGAGAAACGACCCTGTGCAAACTGTAAAAAACTGTTCAATCTGCCAAACGCAGACCCTGATAAAGTAGAACATCCTTTTGGGAACTGTGCTGAGACAGAGTGCCTGAGCAAACTCCTGAAGAATGATCAATACATGCAGCAGAAAGCAATGATTCCAAATCACTCAGAGGAACATTTAGAGAAACTCAGAAATTCAACAAAGGCACGATTGACAGTGCAGCTTAGAAAGGCTGGCATTGAATGTACTGATAATAACTTTCTCTTTTACAACCCATGTGTAAAGCAAAATGTTACAATTTGTTGA